Below is a window of Thermus aquaticus DNA.
CCCCCGCCGAGGCCAGCGTCCTGGAAAACCCCATGAAGATCTCCGACGCCTCGCCCATGGGCAAGGCCCTCCTGGGCCACCGGGTGGGGGATGTCCTCTCCCT
It encodes the following:
- a CDS encoding GreA/GreB family elongation factor, whose amino-acid sequence is PAEASVLENPMKISDASPMGKALLGHRVGDVLSLDTPKGKKEFRVVAVHG